ATAACTTCATActttatttgtttcaaatttgaaaataagaTTTATTGTGATTTGActcttatatttgtttcttagAATTCTTTTTTGCCCATAGGGGTTATGTTATTATAATCTTCTCCATGTGATACAACCGTTGAGTTCCTTTTTTTGTATTCAGAAAAATCAAATTCTATTCCAATAGTCAATTAATTTACTAGCAAAGATTCTCTGTTTATCATGCAGCGAACCAAGCAATTAAGTCTGTCACAAAAGCATATAGCTTTACATAAGAGTAATATGTAGATTTCATTTTTGAGTCTCAGAACTTTGGTAGATCAACATTTTAGAAGCAATCCATAATTTTGAAATAAGTAAAGAAAGACAAGGTCTACAACTCTAGAGTGAACATTGCTGCTAATCATGTCCTAAATTTCGAAGCAGTGTACTATGGTTACAGATTTAGATATTACATATCTAAATGAAAacagaagaaataaaaatatgaccCTAAATTTTTCTCTGTGAGCTGAGTACTATGGTTACAAACTTACAGTCAATTTAGAgtgaggggggggggggggggaggcGATAAGGACTGTGAAGAATGCATCAGCACATACTATCTATCTTGCACTGAAAACTGGATCTTCATTAGGCGATGGTTGCGTCTTTCGAGTGTATTTGAGTAGTATACCTTCTGCAGAAAGACCAGGTACATTCAGATCCCTGAAACattcaaaaagagaaaattaCTTCAAATgcatgtataaaataaaatgatgatgCATTTTAATGTACAAAAATGTTATGATATTTAAACCTGATATAGGGCTGCAGATCTTTCCAATCCCATTTCGCACGCTCTCTGAAAAGAATGGAGAAACGTTCAGCTGGAGTGGAAGGCAAAGAAGACACACGGAAGGCACGGACCCATGTCTCAACTCCAATTTTCTCTGTCAATACCTCTCCTTCCATAAGATCAAAAGTGGGATGCATTTCATCTGGAGTCTTGTTCCTCCATTCATCCATAAAACTCTCTAACTTCCTCTTACCTCCTTTCAGGATTTCTCTTGCAAAGTGTATGCATACTCGCTTTTCATCCAACTTCCACAAACAGCTTTCCATGCAATCGTTTTCTTTTACTTGCTTGCCATATACATGCAAGCAATGCCTTGCAAGTACCAACGGAAATCCGTCTGATTCCAGCATATTCACGACTTCATCTTCATTTAGAGCATTGAGTGACCAATCATTCAATACTACATTTTTCAAAAGCATTCCCAGAATCATGTCCATGTAACTCTCATCAACTAATCTCCAATACCCATTAATCTCCACAGCGGAAAGAGCCTGCAATCCAAACCTTAATTCTTCGTCACTAGCTTGAATATTATCTATAAGATCATCCCAGCTATATAATCCTGTTCTAGATTCCTGATTATCTTGTAAAGTTTCCATGTCATTCTCATCAAATCTGTAAGTGTTCTCCGATAGAAGCAATCTAAGTTTATCAAGTCTGGGTGAAACCTCAATAAGCTCCATATTACCAGGTACAACTTTTATTACATTTGCAACAACTTTCTCGTCACTATTATTACTATCATTTGTCTGTAGATTTTCATATGATTCTGATTTATCTGCCGGTGGTACAAGCAAAACAGAATTCGAAGTTCCAACAAACTTCATAGCATATGTTTTTGATCGAGTACAAAGAACTGCATCTTCATCAGGCTGTCCTCTTAAGACCATCCTAAAATCGGAAGAAATcattgttagaaataatatagaGTAATTACGTTCTTATTCTAAGTATAAACATTTAAATTAGGACAACTACAAATCAGTACATTATGACTCTTTATATGTAACTCACACATATGGATTTCATGGCAAGTCTCTCATCTCTTTTCCTTTTCAAAGTTGGGGTCATATTATTTATCTGATCTTCCATGAgttgattattttgtttttcttattgaCGTTCATGAAGAACAAAGAACACAAGtgcataaataaaaagaaacaaataaagaacACCTAAATAATAGGAAAGGATGAAGAAAGAACAATGAGAAATGTAAAACACAGAAATAGATTAGAAAGGTAACGAGAAAGTTGCAAACTTCTAATTCAAAGGAAGAAACTACAAACATGGAAAAGAAGAGATGGATAATGGCACCAAACTCAAAGAGAGTGATAAGCAAAATGCATAATCGCCGCCAAGATAGGAGGAAACTTTGATAAGGGTCAACTGTGATTCTAATATAAGAACAAAAA
This genomic interval from Trifolium pratense cultivar HEN17-A07 linkage group LG6, ARS_RC_1.1, whole genome shotgun sequence contains the following:
- the LOC123889186 gene encoding sister chromatid cohesion protein DCC1 encodes the protein MEPQSQKISGGAETLKHMAPGSSVSIAYHPNFGPHDDLIILELDEKLVPDVLNERMVLRGQPDEDAVLCTRSKTYAMKFVGTSNSVLLVPPADKSESYENLQTNDSNNSDEKVVANVIKVVPGNMELIEVSPRLDKLRLLLSENTYRFDENDMETLQDNQESRTGLYSWDDLIDNIQASDEELRFGLQALSAVEINGYWRLVDESYMDMILGMLLKNVVLNDWSLNALNEDEVVNMLESDGFPLVLARHCLHVYGKQVKENDCMESCLWKLDEKRVCIHFAREILKGGKRKLESFMDEWRNKTPDEMHPTFDLMEGEVLTEKIGVETWVRAFRVSSLPSTPAERFSILFRERAKWDWKDLQPYIRDLNVPGLSAEGILLKYTRKTQPSPNEDPVFSAR